From a region of the Candidatus Methylomirabilota bacterium genome:
- a CDS encoding FAD-dependent oxidoreductase, with protein sequence MPARHLIIGGGTAGMNAMRTIREEEKERSELTLVSAEKPYSRMVLPYYLDRSIAESHVFTATAGVLAEWGVKAHLGRRAASLDTKANVCALDDGTTIAYDDCLIATGSSPVKAPVPGADGRGVHSFWTLDECRRLIADTRPGSHVVMVGAGFIAFTILNSILALGATLTIVEIAPRILPRMIDATGADVVEAWLRNQGVTIRTDARLAQIEDVPGARGSKTIRKRLRFAKGADIVADVVIMATGIKANLEWLKGASLRIDQGIVVDDHLRSSVPNVYAAGDVAEGRELISGASVVHAIEPTAQEHGRVVGANMAGRDVPYRGSLSMNIVEVGHLDIASFGAWDDPKAEAVTGLKPDRSAYRKLLWTGDRLTGAIIVGPSSAIWTTNDIGMLKGLVHSQVSLARFKDYLRKNPFDIKPAYIASKATSKLLPQTVLGRPSKAPGTTPVAV encoded by the coding sequence ATGCCGGCGCGCCATCTGATCATCGGCGGCGGCACGGCGGGCATGAACGCCATGCGCACGATCCGCGAAGAGGAGAAGGAGCGGTCGGAGCTCACCCTCGTCAGCGCCGAGAAGCCGTACTCCCGGATGGTGCTGCCGTACTATCTCGACCGCTCGATCGCCGAGTCGCACGTCTTCACGGCCACGGCGGGCGTGCTGGCCGAGTGGGGGGTGAAGGCCCATCTCGGCCGGCGGGCGGCCAGCCTCGATACCAAGGCCAACGTCTGCGCGCTCGACGACGGGACCACGATCGCGTACGACGACTGCCTGATCGCCACGGGCTCCTCTCCGGTGAAGGCGCCGGTGCCGGGCGCCGACGGCCGGGGGGTCCACTCGTTCTGGACGCTCGACGAGTGCCGCCGGCTCATCGCCGACACCAGGCCGGGAAGCCATGTCGTCATGGTGGGCGCCGGCTTCATCGCCTTCACCATCCTCAACTCGATCCTGGCCTTGGGCGCCACGCTCACCATCGTCGAGATCGCGCCGCGGATCCTGCCGCGCATGATCGACGCCACCGGCGCCGACGTGGTCGAGGCGTGGCTGCGGAACCAGGGAGTCACCATTCGCACCGACGCCCGGCTCGCCCAGATCGAGGACGTCCCCGGCGCCCGCGGCTCCAAGACAATTCGGAAGCGGCTCCGGTTCGCCAAAGGCGCGGACATCGTCGCCGACGTGGTCATCATGGCCACCGGGATCAAGGCGAATCTCGAATGGCTGAAGGGCGCTAGCCTCCGGATCGACCAGGGCATCGTCGTCGACGACCATCTCCGCTCGAGCGTACCCAACGTCTATGCCGCCGGCGACGTCGCCGAGGGGCGCGAGCTGATCTCCGGAGCCAGCGTGGTGCACGCCATCGAGCCGACGGCGCAGGAGCACGGGCGGGTGGTCGGCGCCAATATGGCGGGGCGCGACGTCCCCTACCGCGGGAGCCTCTCCATGAACATCGTCGAGGTCGGCCACCTCGACATCGCGTCGTTCGGCGCCTGGGACGACCCCAAGGCCGAGGCGGTGACGGGGCTCAAGCCGGATCGGTCCGCCTATCGCAAGCTCCTGTGGACGGGCGACCGGCTGACCGGCGCCATCATCGTGGGCCCGTCGAGCGCCATCTGGACGACGAACGACATCGGCATGCTCAAGGGCCTCGTGCATTCCCAGGTCTCGCTCGCGCGCTTCAAGGACTACCTCCGGAAGAACCCGTTCGACATCAAGCCGGCCTACATCGCCTCGAAGGCGACGAGCAAGCTGCTCCCTCAGACCGTGCTGGGGCGTCCGTCCAAGGCGCCCGGCACGACTCCGGTGGCCGTATGA
- a CDS encoding GYD domain-containing protein, with the protein MSLYIMLSTLSESGRRVLRERPGWIRKVNGDVKRMGARVLAQYAVLGPYDFVTVIEAPDNATISRVSVELGARGGVAGMTMAAIPLEEFISRLEHNGKGRVRKKR; encoded by the coding sequence GTGAGTCTCTACATCATGCTCAGCACGCTCTCGGAATCGGGCCGGCGGGTCCTTCGCGAGCGTCCCGGCTGGATTCGAAAGGTCAACGGCGACGTCAAGCGCATGGGCGCCCGCGTGCTCGCGCAGTACGCGGTGTTGGGTCCCTACGACTTCGTCACCGTCATCGAGGCGCCGGACAACGCCACCATCTCGCGCGTGTCGGTCGAGCTCGGTGCGCGGGGCGGCGTGGCCGGCATGACCATGGCCGCCATCCCCCTCGAGGAGTTCATCAGCCGGCTCGAGCACAACGGGAAGGGCAGGGTGCGGAAGAAGCGATGA
- a CDS encoding 4Fe-4S dicluster domain-containing protein codes for MRVLKITPEKCTGCLRCEIACSYTQTGTFQPAKSVIRVSPFEGFTSYAPYTCPQCAEGWCMTACPVGAITINAAGAKDVLDDTCVGCKLCTIACPYGTMFYDPDTRKAFKCNLCGGDPACAHACPTAAITYDDVPTVDWLGDFAAERTVRLLAGVR; via the coding sequence ATGAGAGTCCTCAAGATCACGCCCGAGAAGTGCACCGGCTGCCTGCGGTGCGAGATCGCCTGCTCGTACACACAGACGGGGACGTTCCAGCCGGCCAAGTCGGTCATCCGCGTCTCCCCCTTCGAGGGCTTCACCTCCTACGCGCCCTACACGTGCCCGCAGTGCGCGGAGGGGTGGTGCATGACCGCGTGCCCGGTGGGGGCCATCACGATCAACGCGGCGGGCGCCAAGGACGTGCTCGACGACACCTGCGTGGGCTGCAAGCTCTGCACCATCGCCTGCCCCTACGGGACGATGTTCTACGATCCCGACACGCGGAAGGCGTTCAAGTGCAACCTGTGCGGCGGCGATCCCGCCTGCGCTCATGCCTGTCCCACCGCCGCCATCACCTACGACGACGTCCCCACCGTCGACTGGCTCGGCGATTTCGCCGCCGAGCGGACGGTGCGCCTGCTGGCGGGGGTCCGGTGA